The DNA region ccctcctctgtcccctgccctgaCCCTCAGATCATCGCCAACCACCACATGCAGTCTATCTCATTTGCGTCCGGTGGGGACCCGGTGAGTGGCCGAACGGGGCACAGGTGGTGGGGGCAGAGTAGGGGCCAGGCGCTGGGGAGACACCGGCCGGAAGCGGTGGTGTGGTGTCTGAAAAGCACTGggttggcgggggcgggggcgaggcGGGGCTATACAGTCGAGCTAAGTGGCTTCTTCTGACCCTGCCCGACCCCAGGACACAGCTGAGTACGTCGCCTATGTTGCCAAAGACCCGGTCAATCAGAGAGGTGAGGCGCGGTGGGGAGCGCTGGGTGGGGCCGGCTGTCCGTGAGGCAGGTGAGCAGGACCTGGGGAGCTAAGCGGGGGCCCCGGAAGGCGAGGGCCCTGTCTGCGCCCccgacacccccccacccccagcagtcCGCCTCCGAGCTCACCGACAGCCTGTGCTGTGCCCACAGCCTGCCACATCCTGGAGTGTCCCGAAGGGCTTGCTCAGGACGTCATCAGCACCATCGGCCAGGCCTTCGAGCTGCGCTTCAAACAATACCTCAGGAACCCGCCCAAGCTGGTCACCCCTCACGACAGGTGAGcgggtctgggggtggggcagctcCCGGGCCCCAGGCCGGAACTGAGAGAGCCAGTCTGCCCCACCGCCCACACGCGAGCTCAGAGGGGGTCGGGGCATGGAACCTGTGTGCCCGCGGCCATCGGGAGAGTGTGTCCTGCCTGCTGCAGGCCGGTTCCTCCTCTCACGTGCCAGACTCCACGCCCCCACCGTCCCTGCCTGCGTGGACCTTTCTATCCCCAGCCACCTTGGTGCCAGTGCGCTTCTCTTTTCTTGCCCGTTTGGCCGTCcttggtttttcattttcctgcccGTGGAAGCCATCAGGAATTTGGGGTGCGGGAGGATGTTTTATTCCCACGATCTCtacctttccttcctgccttagGCTGGTAGCTATGGAGTATTTGGAGGAGATTAAACTAGTCTGGATCGTATCTCTTCCTGCTACCctgtgcctcccctccctctcggGAGACAGCATAACAACCAAGGGTGTGAACTTTAGGGTCAAATCCGATTCCGTGGCTCTGCTCCACCACCGTGCGACTGTGAAGCCGCGGGCAGATCCTCCGGCTCTGACCCGCCTCTCTCGTCTCCAACGTTGGAGAAGGAAGTAATAGCTACTTGCAGGGCCCCCGGGAGGGTGGTGCGGCTGTGTGTAGAAAACAGCTGGCCTTGGGCCCACCCCGCAGGCAGCGCCCAGCCCGTGGCCACCGtctgtgccctccctctctcctgcccctctcaggATGGCTGGTTTTGATGGCTCGGCTTgggacgaggaggaggaagagccacCTGACCACCAGTACTATAATGACTTCCCGGGGAAGGAGCCGCCTCTCGGGGGAGTGGTGGACATGAGGCTTCGGGAAGGAGCTCCCCCCGGGGCTGCTCGACCCACTCCACCCGGGGTCCAGACCCCCAGCCACCTGGGAGCAACGCTGGTAAGTGGCTCGGACGGAGGTGGGCTGGGCCCGGGTTGGCAGTAGCAGGTTTGGGCCTCTGGTAACGTCTTGTTTTTGTCCCCGCAGCCTGTGGGGCAGCCTGTTGGGGGAGACCCAGAAATTCGCAAACAGATGCCACCTCCACCGCCCTGCCCAGGTGTGaagggagccggggcgggggggggggggggggcggagtcgGGGCGCAGGAGGCTGGACTGGGGTCACTGCGAAGCCTCTCTCTCCTCAGCAGGTAGGGAGCTCTTCGACGACCCTTCCTACGTCAACGTCCAGAACCTAGACAAGGCCCggcaagcagggggtggggccgGGCCCCCCCATCCTGCCATCAATGGCAGCGCGCCCCGAGACCTCTTTGACATGAGTGAgtgctcccctctcctctctgcatgGCTGTCTTCCCACTTGGTTCCTCTTCTTCTGCCCTGCGCCTTCCTCCCCGGAGGTCTGGGTCCTGGCGTGTGTCGTGCCCCCTGCCTTTCTTAGCCTTCTCTTTGCACCCCCAGAGCCCTTCGAGGATGCCCTTCGCGTGCCTCCACCTCCCCAGTCAGTGGCCATGGCCGAGCAGCTGCGAGGGGAGCCCTGGTTCCACGGGAAGCTGAGCCGGCGGGAGGCCGAGGCCCTGCTGCAGCTCAACGGGGACTTCCTGGTGCGGGAAAGCACGACCACGCCGGGCCAGTATGTGCTCACCGGCCTGCAGAGTGGGCAGCCCAAGCACCTGCTCCTGGTGGACCCGGAGGGCGTGGTGagtggcgggggtgggtgggaggctgcggccccctccttccctcactgctTCCTGCCGTCCCTGCTTGGCGTTTGTGCGCAGGCACCCCTCTCCGGCAGTCCAGGTTCCTTCCCTCACACCCCCGGGCCTGAGCTCTGTTCCTTTCAGCCCGCAAAGCCCCAGCCCCCTGGCCCATCTGGGCAGGAAGGTGTTCTTCTTGCCTGAGCCCCTCttttaacaaatgaggaaaccgtCCTGGAGAGGAGCCGCCCGCGGTCCtccagacacagggctcagaccaGTGTCCTGTTGTGTCTCTGCactgcccccactgcccctcaTAACTTTGGGCTCTCTTCTAGAGCAGTCTCCGTCTCGTTTCCCTGTCTTTTCTGCACTGCGTGTCGCCTCCCGGGTCAGAAGAGGAGTAGATAGCCCTCAGCGTCACAGTTCCTGGGCAGACGtcccctctgccttttcccagTTCACTGAGCTGTCTGTTCCCGGGGCCAGCTCCGGATTCTCCTTCTCAAGAAGCTTCAGTGATCAGGACTGACAATCCTCCCATCCCGCCATCCTTTTCTCCTTCAACCCTCTTGAACATTCCGGCTTCCTCAGCCTTGGGGGCTGAGGTCTTACTTCGACTCTTCACCTGCATTGACCTTCTCCCTTTACACTCACCAGGTTCGGACAAAGGATCACCGCTTTGAGAGCGTCAGCCACCTCATCAGCTACCATGTGGACAATCACTTGCCCATCATCTCTGCGGGCAGTGAACTATGTCTCCAGCAGCCTGTGGAGCGGAAGCTGTGATCCAGCAAAGTGCTTTCTCCCCGAAGGGGCCCTCTCACCCCTTCCACCCTGTTCCTTGATTCTCAGGACTTCACTTGGGAGTGTTTTGTGGGCTGGGCCTTGTGTTGGAGCTGGGAGTAGTGTGGACACGGTTCAGCATCGGCTGAATGAGAGGGTTTGTCGGAAGCCTGGGGTAGAATCCCGCTTCTCCCCGAACCTTACCAAAGTATTAATGTACAGAGTAgccccttccctgggcctctcctGTGCCAATCTGATACCCCCTTCCCCAAGAAGGTGGGTGCTTGAGGCCTGGGCAGCGTGCCTCCTTGAAATGAGAAAAGCCTAATGGGGCAATCGCCTTTCTCGGGAAGGGGGAACGAATCAATCACACCTTTGGTCTACCCTTGGGCTCAGATCCCTCTccacaactctccctcccagtggTTAAACTTTGTGCCTTTGACCATCTCCTAGGTCTGAAGAGATTTTATGCAAAGAGTTCTTGAGCCCCTGAGGTCGAGGATGGGAGTGCTGACACCTTGGCTTCGGGGACCCTGTCCTCTCCTTGCTCAGCACCcactccacctccaccccagtTTAGGTTGGGAGAGCAGAGGCAGGAATGGCAGCTGGCCCCTGTCCCCGGGAAAATGCAACCCTTAGAGATTGCCtcagagcccccccccctccctggccAGTGGGGAGATGGACCCCTCCCTTGCTCAGTGCCTCCTGGCCAGGGGGGGGCCCCTCACCCAAGGGGTCTGTATATACATTTTGTaagtccctcccccacctcccaatttGCATGCATGTTATACTCTACAGCCAAAGCGTCGCCGCCCGCCCCTCGGTCCTGCAGCCTCTTCCCTGCCTCTTGCTGgggccggggtgggtggggggtgtgaCAGGATTCAGGCCTCCTGAACTGGTAACTGCGGGTTTGTGGAGGCAGGAACGAGGGCAATGAGACTAAAGCAGTAGACAATCCCCAAATACCATCTGTAGATTTGGAACTACACTCATTTTGATTTTATACGCGTATATCTTATGGCTGTGGATTtactttccttgtttgttttctctggctTATCTGGAGCACAGAATGATAATAGTCAATGACATGTACACATCACCTCTTTGCCTTTTCGAAGCCCTTTTATAAGGACTAGCATTTCCCTCCTCCTGGCCTGGGCACGATCTTTTCCGCCAGAGACTGCGGCCTTGGAAGTGGATCGCGCGCCGGGACTAGGAAAGCCTGGGCCTCCCGGAGGCCAGGCGGCCTAGTGCACGACCTGAGCTTCTGAGCTTCGGTGTCAGGCtgacgccccccgccccccaccccgggagccAGCCCTGCTGCTGGGGGCTCCGCCTGCGGACTGGGAGTGGGGGAGTGTCTCCACGGTCTTCGTCCTCGCCTTTTTGTTTGGGTATCTTCGCGGGTGTCACTTATACCAAAGGGAAATCCTCTTTATTAAAGTCCCTGTTTCTTCTACCTCGGCCTCAAGGTCCCTGCTGCTTGCGGCCGGGcgagggtgggagggtgggggagggggagggggagggggaggcggggcggcCCCTCCCGCAGCGGCGCCtccagcctcccccctccccccaggctccGGCTCCGGGTGGTCCGGCCCGGGCCCCGCCCCTCGCCGCGCGGCGGCGGCCACGCCGACTTCCGCTTCCGGCTGCTGCCGCGGCCGCGGGCGGGCGGCTGGCGCTGCGCTCGGCGCCTGGCCTCGCCGCCCGGCCTGGCCGCTCCTTGCGGGCGCCCCGAGCCCCCTCCCGGCGATGGTGCCGCCCGAGGGCGCGTCCGTCCGCCGCCGCCGCTGACCCCGGACCCCCCGCCCCATGGCCGCCTCGGCGCCGCCCCCACCGGACAAGCTGGAGGGAGGTGGCGGCCCCGCACCGCCCCCTGCGCCGCCCGGCACCGGGAGGAAGCAGGGCAAGGCCGGTGAGAGCGCCCGGGACCTGGCGGCCGGGGGGACGTTGGCGGGTGGGCGCAGGCGGGGGTTCCTGGGACCGGGGGACCCGAAGGGAGGCTCGGAcggggggacgggggtggggtcCTTGTCACAGATTGGGGACCCTAGGGTTTGGAGACGCACGGACTCCAGGAGCCACTTGGGAGTCTGAGGGcatcggggtgggggggtgtctcATTTAAGGGAGGAGGCAGCCGAGAGTGCGGCCGTGCAGCGTTCTTCGTAGCGCACCTTTGTTCGTGTTTGTTAAGTGAATGAGCAAGCGCGTGTCCAAGTTAGAAGAGCTGCTCCGGCGCGTCCGGGAGGCAGGAGGTCGGGGCAGCCTCAGGGAGATGCATTTGGGTCTGCATTCTGCTGCTCTTCCTAGGTCTGCAGATGAAGAGCCCAGAAAAGAAGCGAAGGAAGTCAAATACTCAGGTGAATGGTGCTTGACGGTGGGGGTGACTCCTAGCTGCCACTCCGGTAGGCTGGGATGTGGCCTCTCAGTGcggggagaagagaaagtttccttGCTTCTGGTCCTGTCCCTCAACTTCCTGacgagggcggggcggggcgggggggggggcggtgggcgaGGGCTGTGTGTGAGGCCACTTGACCAAGGATCTTATCTGTCAGGGAGAGTCCTCTTTTCTCTAGCACTTTGTGCTGTTAGTACTTTAGCAGCTTTGCGAGATGGGCACTGCccctattttacacatgaggatCTGAGGCTTTAACAAGTTGAGTACTTGTTCGAGGGTCTCCAGATTATTTGGAGTCAGAGCTAGGGTTCCAGTGCGGTTCTGTCTGCTTTGTCCACCTCCTGTTTCCGTTACGTTCTGAGGTTTGTCTTGACTTGGGATCCGAGCTGGCCTTTACCAGCCTCCAGAACAAGTCCTGCATTTCTACGGCTCTGCTGGCTTCTAGCTGTGTGTTTCCTTCTGTGATCCTTTCTTCGTCCTCTGTTCCCCACTAGGGCCCTGCATACTCACATCTGACGGAGTTTGCACCACCCCCGACTCCCATGGTGGATCACCTGGTTGCATCCAACCCTTTTGAGGATGACTTCGGAGCCCCTAAGGTGGGGGGCGCAGCCCCTCCGTTCCTTGGCAGTCCTGTCCCTTTTGGAGGCTTCCGCGTACAGGGGGGCATGGCAGGCCAGGTACCCCCAGGCTATGgcactgggggtggagggggtccCCAGCCTCTCCGTCGCCagccccctcctttccctcccaatCCTATGGGCCCAGCTTTCAACATGCCCCCCCAGGGCCCTGGCTACGCACCTCCAGGCAACATGAACTTTCCTGGCCAACCCTTCAACCAGCCTCTGGGCCAAAACTTCAGCCCTCCTGGTGGGCAGATGATGCCAGGCCCGGTGGGAGGATTTGGCCCCATGATCTCACCCACCATGGGACAGCCTCCCAGAGGGGAGCTGggccctccttctctcccccaacGCTTTGCCCAGCCAGGGGCACCTTTTGGCCCTTCTCCTCTCCAGAGACCTGGTCAGGGGCTCCCCAGTCTGCCCCCAAACACAAGTCCCTTCCCTGGTCCGGACCCTGGCTTTCCTGGCCCTGGTGGTGAGGATGGGGGAAAGCCCTTGAATCCCCCTGCTCCCACTGCTTTTCCCCCAGAGCCTCACTCAGGCTCCCCAGCTGCTGCCGTTAACGGGAACCAGCCCAGCTTCCCCCCAAACAgcagtgggcggggggggggaaccccAGATGCCAACAGCCTGGCGCCCCCCAGCAAAGCTGGCGGGGGGTCAGGGCCTCAGCCTCCCCCAGGCCTGGTGTACCCGTGTGGCGCCTGTCGCAGCGAGGTGAATGACGATCAGGACGCCATCCTGTGCGAGGCCTCCTGTCAGAAGTGGTTCCATCGCGAGTGCACAGGCATGACTGAGAGCGCGTACGGGCTGCTGACCACTGAGGCCTCCGCCGTCTGGGCTTGCGATCTCTGCCTCAAGACCAAGGAGATCCAGTCTGTGTACATCCGCGAGGGCGTGGGGCAGCTGGTGGCTGCTAACGATGGCTGACCCTGGCGAGGGTGAGGGTTCCCAAGTCTGGCTCTCGGTCCTCGTTGCCACTGGCTTCCTGTCCCCAGGGGGCAGAGACACGGTGGCTCCTGAGGGCAGAGAAGGACCTGAGGCGGGCAGGCGGAAGAGTCCGGATCACTCGCTTTTCTGGAAAATTACCTGTACGCGTTGAGATCTGCAGAGATCAGGAAACCAAAGCCCTACCAGCGTCGTGGTGGCTCCCATCTCTGAAGGCCTAGGGGTATGGCTGCAACAGAGAAGAGGCTGGAAGAAGATCCGGAGGGCAGGGGTCTCCTCTGTGCAGATGATGGACGCCCCAGCACCTGTGCCTAACACTCCTGTCCAGCCCCGCAGCGGCAGCCTTAGTTTTTGGAGTGAAGTGTTAAAGGTTTCTGGCCAGAGGAGTCGGGGTCCCATCCCCGCGGTAACGCTTTCATGGGCTTTAGGAGACAGCTTTAGGTAATAAATGgggaattttcccttttcttaccCTCCCCTTGCCTCGTCCACGACGTACCCAAGCCTCACCCCCTCAGACAACCAAATAGCTTGGAGAAGCAGGAGAGCGCTCGGCTGGGGCAGTTTCTTGGTGATTTGGGGCTTCAAGACTGTGCGAAAGAGATGCTGTCCGGACCTGTGTCCCTCATACCAAAGCCACTGGCCCTTTCTCAGCCTCTCTCGGGCTTTTAATGACCATATTTTTGCCAAAAATTGGGATATGTGGTCTGACCGGAATATTTGAGGTTTGGACTGTCCTGGGACCTGGGACTCTGGTTGTACAGTGCTCCCcatgcctctccccccccccctcggtTTGTTGCACAGTAGTGTTGGCGCTGGTCTAGAGCTTTCGGCCCCTGtatccctctgcctccctggcttGACTGAAGGAAAGCTTGAAAAGGCATGGAGCCCTTATACCTCATCTCCTGACAAGGCTCCCTGGCCCAGCCCGTGGGGGAGGGAGGCCGTGGGACCGTCATAGCCATGGCCCCCGAAGTGCAGTCCATAGCCTGGGTGTGTTCTACCTTTCTGTAGACCTTTTGGGGCCAGGTGATCTAGCAGTTCTCACTCCTCTCCgccagagccccacactgggctg from Lynx canadensis isolate LIC74 chromosome F1, mLynCan4.pri.v2, whole genome shotgun sequence includes:
- the SHC1 gene encoding SHC-transforming protein 1 isoform X3, encoding MNKLSGGGGRRTRVEGGQLGGEEWTRHGSFVNKPTRGWLHPNDKVMGPGVSYLVRYMGCVEVLQSMRALDFNTRTQVTREAISLVCEAVPGAKGATRRRKPCGRPLSSILGRSNLKFAGMPITLTVSTSSLNLMAADCKQIIANHHMQSISFASGGDPDTAEYVAYVAKDPVNQRACHILECPEGLAQDVISTIGQAFELRFKQYLRNPPKLVTPHDRMAGFDGSAWDEEEEEPPDHQYYNDFPGKEPPLGGVVDMRLREGAPPGAARPTPPGVQTPSHLGATLPVGQPVGGDPEIRKQMPPPPPCPASLSSAGRELFDDPSYVNVQNLDKARQAGGGAGPPHPAINGSAPRDLFDMKPFEDALRVPPPPQSVAMAEQLRGEPWFHGKLSRREAEALLQLNGDFLVRESTTTPGQYVLTGLQSGQPKHLLLVDPEGVVRTKDHRFESVSHLISYHVDNHLPIISAGSELCLQQPVERKL
- the SHC1 gene encoding SHC-transforming protein 1 isoform X1, with protein sequence MDLLPPKPKYNPLRNESLSSLEEGASGSTPPEEPPSPSASSLGPILPPLPGDESPTTLCSFFPRMSNLKLANPAGGRPGPKGEPGRVAEDGEGIVGAAAPDSGPLPLLQDMNKLSGGGGRRTRVEGGQLGGEEWTRHGSFVNKPTRGWLHPNDKVMGPGVSYLVRYMGCVEVLQSMRALDFNTRTQVTREAISLVCEAVPGAKGATRRRKPCGRPLSSILGRSNLKFAGMPITLTVSTSSLNLMAADCKQIIANHHMQSISFASGGDPDTAEYVAYVAKDPVNQRACHILECPEGLAQDVISTIGQAFELRFKQYLRNPPKLVTPHDRMAGFDGSAWDEEEEEPPDHQYYNDFPGKEPPLGGVVDMRLREGAPPGAARPTPPGVQTPSHLGATLPVGQPVGGDPEIRKQMPPPPPCPAGRELFDDPSYVNVQNLDKARQAGGGAGPPHPAINGSAPRDLFDMKPFEDALRVPPPPQSVAMAEQLRGEPWFHGKLSRREAEALLQLNGDFLVRESTTTPGQYVLTGLQSGQPKHLLLVDPEGVVRTKDHRFESVSHLISYHVDNHLPIISAGSELCLQQPVERKL
- the PYGO2 gene encoding pygopus homolog 2, with translation MAASAPPPPDKLEGGGGPAPPPAPPGTGRKQGKAGLQMKSPEKKRRKSNTQGPAYSHLTEFAPPPTPMVDHLVASNPFEDDFGAPKVGGAAPPFLGSPVPFGGFRVQGGMAGQVPPGYGTGGGGGPQPLRRQPPPFPPNPMGPAFNMPPQGPGYAPPGNMNFPGQPFNQPLGQNFSPPGGQMMPGPVGGFGPMISPTMGQPPRGELGPPSLPQRFAQPGAPFGPSPLQRPGQGLPSLPPNTSPFPGPDPGFPGPGGEDGGKPLNPPAPTAFPPEPHSGSPAAAVNGNQPSFPPNSSGRGGGTPDANSLAPPSKAGGGSGPQPPPGLVYPCGACRSEVNDDQDAILCEASCQKWFHRECTGMTESAYGLLTTEASAVWACDLCLKTKEIQSVYIREGVGQLVAANDG
- the SHC1 gene encoding SHC-transforming protein 1 isoform X4, which gives rise to MNKLSGGGGRRTRVEGGQLGGEEWTRHGSFVNKPTRGWLHPNDKVMGPGVSYLVRYMGCVEVLQSMRALDFNTRTQVTREAISLVCEAVPGAKGATRRRKPCGRPLSSILGRSNLKFAGMPITLTVSTSSLNLMAADCKQIIANHHMQSISFASGGDPDTAEYVAYVAKDPVNQRACHILECPEGLAQDVISTIGQAFELRFKQYLRNPPKLVTPHDRMAGFDGSAWDEEEEEPPDHQYYNDFPGKEPPLGGVVDMRLREGAPPGAARPTPPGVQTPSHLGATLPVGQPVGGDPEIRKQMPPPPPCPGRELFDDPSYVNVQNLDKARQAGGGAGPPHPAINGSAPRDLFDMKPFEDALRVPPPPQSVAMAEQLRGEPWFHGKLSRREAEALLQLNGDFLVRESTTTPGQYVLTGLQSGQPKHLLLVDPEGVVRTKDHRFESVSHLISYHVDNHLPIISAGSELCLQQPVERKL
- the SHC1 gene encoding SHC-transforming protein 1 isoform X2, which gives rise to MDLLPPKPKYNPLRNESLSSLEEGASGSTPPEEPPSPSASSLGPILPPLPGDESPTTLCSFFPRMSNLKLANPAGGRPGPKGEPGRVAEDGEGIVGAAAPDSGPLPLLQDMNKLSGGGGRRTRVEGGQLGGEEWTRHGSFVNKPTRGWLHPNDKVMGPGVSYLVRYMGCVEVLQSMRALDFNTRTQVTREAISLVCEAVPGAKGATRRRKPCGRPLSSILGRSNLKFAGMPITLTVSTSSLNLMAADCKQIIANHHMQSISFASGGDPDTAEYVAYVAKDPVNQRACHILECPEGLAQDVISTIGQAFELRFKQYLRNPPKLVTPHDRMAGFDGSAWDEEEEEPPDHQYYNDFPGKEPPLGGVVDMRLREGAPPGAARPTPPGVQTPSHLGATLPVGQPVGGDPEIRKQMPPPPPCPGRELFDDPSYVNVQNLDKARQAGGGAGPPHPAINGSAPRDLFDMKPFEDALRVPPPPQSVAMAEQLRGEPWFHGKLSRREAEALLQLNGDFLVRESTTTPGQYVLTGLQSGQPKHLLLVDPEGVVRTKDHRFESVSHLISYHVDNHLPIISAGSELCLQQPVERKL